The Thioalkalivibrio thiocyanodenitrificans ARhD 1 genome window below encodes:
- a CDS encoding HlyC/CorC family transporter yields MADIPLTALFVVLVALLACSAFFSGSETALMALNRYRMRHMAESGHPGARRAQRLLEKPDRLIGLILLGNNFVNILATQLATYLGYRIYGDVGIAIATGLLTLTLLLFAEVTPKTLGALHSERFAYPAARIYTPLLRLLYPLVWVINLIANGLLRALGVRTRDIDHHALSSDELRSVVNEAGSLIPGKHQKMLINILDLEKATVEDIMVPRHEIQGLDLEDDWDDIEQQLFMGSYTRMPVYHGNIDQIQGFIHVRNVLPLIYQGELNRETLRENLRDAYFIPEGTALNRQLLNFQRERRRIGLVVDEYGDIQGLVTLEDLLEEIVGEFTTDPAALSPDVMPQEDGSWVVDGGVHLRELNRMIGAHFRLDGPRTLNGLIIEHLETIPEASTSVLIDGYPIEIVQVKNNAVKAARIGRRLTSVASIDRQSGP; encoded by the coding sequence TTGGCTGACATCCCCCTCACGGCATTGTTCGTCGTCCTGGTCGCGTTGCTGGCGTGCTCGGCGTTCTTCTCGGGCTCCGAAACGGCGCTCATGGCGCTCAACCGCTACCGGATGCGGCACATGGCCGAGTCAGGACACCCGGGCGCACGCCGGGCCCAGCGGCTGCTGGAAAAGCCCGACCGGCTCATCGGCCTGATCCTGCTGGGCAACAATTTCGTCAATATTCTCGCCACACAGCTGGCCACCTATCTGGGTTACCGCATCTACGGCGACGTGGGCATCGCCATCGCCACCGGGCTGCTGACCCTGACGCTGCTGCTGTTCGCCGAGGTCACGCCCAAGACCCTGGGCGCCCTGCATTCGGAGCGCTTCGCCTACCCGGCCGCCCGGATCTACACCCCCCTGCTGCGTCTCCTGTATCCGCTGGTCTGGGTCATCAACCTGATCGCCAACGGCCTGCTCAGGGCCCTGGGCGTGCGCACCCGGGATATCGACCATCATGCCCTCAGTTCCGATGAACTGCGCAGCGTGGTCAACGAGGCCGGCAGCCTGATCCCCGGCAAGCACCAGAAGATGCTGATCAACATCCTGGACCTGGAAAAGGCCACGGTGGAGGACATCATGGTGCCGCGCCACGAGATCCAGGGTCTCGATCTGGAGGACGACTGGGACGACATCGAGCAGCAGCTCTTCATGGGCAGCTACACGCGCATGCCTGTCTATCACGGCAACATCGATCAGATACAGGGCTTTATCCATGTGCGCAACGTGCTGCCCCTGATCTACCAGGGCGAGCTCAATCGGGAGACCCTGCGCGAGAACCTGCGCGACGCCTACTTCATTCCCGAGGGCACGGCGCTGAACCGCCAGCTGCTGAACTTTCAGCGCGAGCGCCGGCGCATCGGGCTGGTGGTGGACGAGTACGGGGACATCCAGGGGCTCGTCACCCTGGAGGACCTGCTCGAAGAGATCGTCGGCGAGTTCACCACCGACCCTGCGGCATTGTCCCCGGACGTCATGCCCCAGGAGGACGGCAGCTGGGTGGTGGACGGCGGTGTGCATCTCCGGGAACTCAACCGCATGATCGGCGCCCACTTCCGGCTCGACGGCCCCCGCACGCTGAACGGACTGATCATCGAGCACCTGGAGACCATCCCCGAGGCCAGCACCAGCGTACTCATCGACGGCTACCCCATCGAGATCGTGCAGGTGAAAAACAACGCAGTGAAGGCCGCGCGCATCGGCCGGCGCCTGACCTCCGTGGCCTCCATTGACAGACAGAGCGGTCCCTGA
- a CDS encoding cytochrome C assembly family protein, which translates to MPTIFALIAILLYLSGSALLARRLWHGDTYSAATPVWRAPLLTGWALAVVLHAVAIYGDAFTAAGIDMGFFNALSLAAWLIALLLLVASLRHPLELLGIVLLPFAAVALALEIVFSGPGTATTLPPGLQIHILLSLLAYSLLAIGAIQAILLAVQNHHLHHHHPGGFIRALPPLAIMEGLLFQIIGLGFLFLSASLITGFIFLDDLFGQHVAHKTVLSIFAWGLFAGVLFGRWRFGWRGRIAVRWTLGGFLALALAYFGSKLVLELMLGR; encoded by the coding sequence ATGCCCACGATTTTCGCACTGATCGCCATCCTGCTCTATCTGAGCGGCAGCGCCCTGCTGGCCAGGCGGCTCTGGCACGGTGACACCTACAGCGCCGCTACGCCCGTCTGGCGCGCCCCGCTGCTCACGGGGTGGGCATTGGCCGTGGTTCTCCATGCGGTGGCCATCTACGGGGACGCATTTACCGCCGCAGGCATCGATATGGGATTCTTCAATGCCCTGTCCCTGGCGGCCTGGCTCATCGCCCTGTTGCTGCTGGTCGCGAGTCTGCGCCACCCGCTCGAACTGCTGGGCATCGTCCTGCTTCCCTTCGCGGCGGTTGCCCTGGCTCTGGAGATTGTGTTCAGCGGACCCGGCACGGCCACCACCCTGCCCCCGGGGCTGCAGATCCATATCCTGTTGTCCCTGCTGGCCTACAGCCTGCTGGCCATCGGCGCCATTCAGGCCATCCTCCTGGCGGTACAGAATCATCACCTGCATCACCATCACCCCGGCGGGTTTATCCGCGCCCTGCCGCCGCTGGCCATCATGGAAGGCCTCCTGTTCCAGATCATCGGGTTGGGATTCCTGTTCCTGAGCGCAAGCCTGATCACCGGGTTCATCTTCCTGGATGATCTCTTCGGTCAGCACGTGGCCCACAAGACGGTACTCTCGATCTTCGCCTGGGGCCTATTTGCGGGCGTACTGTTCGGCCGCTGGCGATTCGGCTGGCGCGGGCGTATCGCCGTTCGCTGGACCCTGGGCGGATTCCTGGCACTGGCACTCGCCTACTTCGGCAGCAAGCTTGTGCTTGAACTGATGCTGGGGCGATAG
- a CDS encoding CbbQ/NirQ/NorQ/GpvN family protein has product MPLTATHAELDRETPFYQAVGHECDLFERAFRQRLPLLLKGPTGCGKTRFVSHMAARLGRPLFTVSCHDDLTAADLTGRFLLQGGETRWVDGPLTRAVREGGICYLDEVVEARKDVTVVLHPLTDDRRMLPLERTGEMLDAPDDFMLVVSYNPGYQHILKSLKPSTRQRFVAMSFGFPPPELERDIVARESGLARDKCAALVNLATRLREMKGQDLEEGVSTRLLVYCATLIASGMPILEATRATLVEPLTDDDDVQEGLLEAIQATFG; this is encoded by the coding sequence ATGCCGTTGACTGCAACCCATGCTGAACTCGACCGGGAAACGCCCTTTTACCAGGCCGTCGGTCACGAATGTGACCTCTTCGAGCGGGCCTTCCGGCAGCGGCTGCCGCTGTTGCTCAAGGGGCCCACCGGCTGCGGAAAGACCCGTTTTGTGAGCCATATGGCGGCCCGTCTGGGCCGCCCCCTTTTCACGGTATCCTGTCACGATGACCTGACCGCCGCCGATCTGACGGGGCGTTTCCTCCTGCAGGGCGGCGAGACCCGCTGGGTGGACGGGCCGCTGACCCGGGCCGTGCGCGAGGGAGGCATCTGCTACCTCGATGAGGTGGTGGAGGCCCGAAAGGATGTGACCGTGGTCCTGCATCCGCTCACCGATGATCGGCGCATGCTGCCGCTGGAGCGCACGGGCGAGATGCTCGATGCGCCTGACGATTTCATGCTGGTGGTGTCCTACAACCCCGGTTACCAGCACATCCTCAAGTCCCTGAAGCCCAGCACCCGTCAGCGCTTCGTGGCCATGTCCTTCGGTTTCCCGCCCCCTGAACTGGAGCGCGATATCGTCGCCCGCGAAAGCGGGCTGGCGCGTGACAAGTGCGCTGCCCTGGTCAACCTGGCGACACGGTTGCGTGAGATGAAGGGCCAGGATCTGGAGGAAGGTGTTTCCACGCGTCTCCTGGTCTACTGCGCGACCCTGATCGCCTCGGGCATGCCCATCCTGGAGGCGACCCGCGCCACCCTGGTGGAACCGCTCACCGACGATGACGACGTCCAGGAAGGTCTGCTGGAAGCGATCCAGGCGACATTCGGCTGA
- a CDS encoding MBL fold metallo-hydrolase has protein sequence MQIEILGCSGGIGGAHRTTAVRVDDDILLDCGTGVGDLDEAALARIRHVFLSHPHMDHVACLPLLVDTLFNQLKDSPLIVHAVPGCLDILRSDIFNWRIWPDFLALPDPDRPVMRFEPMEPGMRLEVDGRRIEMLPVRHTVPAAGFRIEQGGAAFAYSGDCTTNDELWAALNAHDRLDLLMVECAFGDDEEALARRSGHYCPGLLAADLEKLVHRPRIGVTHFKPGEESRVLEELMARMPDRELHRLRSGDVFRL, from the coding sequence ATGCAGATCGAGATCCTGGGTTGCAGCGGCGGTATCGGCGGGGCGCACCGCACCACGGCTGTGCGCGTGGATGACGACATCCTGCTGGATTGCGGCACCGGTGTAGGCGATCTGGACGAGGCCGCCCTTGCCCGTATCCGGCATGTGTTCCTGAGTCATCCCCACATGGACCATGTGGCCTGCCTGCCTCTGCTGGTGGACACCCTGTTCAATCAGTTGAAGGACAGTCCGCTGATCGTCCACGCCGTGCCCGGCTGCCTGGACATCCTTCGCAGCGACATCTTCAACTGGCGCATCTGGCCGGACTTTCTGGCGTTGCCCGATCCCGACCGTCCGGTGATGCGTTTCGAACCCATGGAGCCGGGCATGCGTCTGGAGGTGGACGGGCGGCGGATCGAGATGCTCCCGGTGCGGCACACGGTCCCCGCCGCCGGCTTTCGTATCGAGCAGGGCGGCGCGGCGTTCGCCTACAGCGGAGATTGCACCACCAACGATGAGCTCTGGGCTGCCCTCAATGCCCACGACCGGCTGGATCTGCTGATGGTGGAATGCGCCTTCGGTGATGACGAGGAAGCCCTGGCCAGGCGTTCCGGGCACTATTGCCCGGGGCTTCTGGCGGCGGACCTGGAGAAGCTTGTCCACCGGCCGCGCATCGGCGTGACCCATTTCAAGCCCGGCGAGGAATCCCGGGTGCTGGAGGAACTCATGGCCCGGATGCCCGACCGGGAGCTGCATCGCCTCCGCAGCGGTGATGTTTTCCGGTTATAA
- a CDS encoding DUF4870 family protein, with protein sequence MQAARTADSEAPDTSMAERLRGKGVAMTVYILFLGGIMMVFTAFIGVLIAHLKRGRVGAWVDSHLLFQIRTFWLGLPALTVGLLLAWNLSGYLIITAWVVWAIGRCGVGIHRLMDNRPIEEPRSLWFGGARVTLND encoded by the coding sequence ATGCAAGCCGCACGCACAGCCGACAGCGAAGCACCCGACACCAGCATGGCAGAGCGCCTGCGGGGAAAGGGCGTCGCCATGACCGTTTACATCCTCTTTCTGGGCGGCATCATGATGGTGTTCACCGCGTTCATCGGGGTGCTGATCGCACACCTGAAGCGCGGCCGGGTCGGCGCATGGGTGGACAGCCACCTGCTGTTCCAGATCCGCACCTTCTGGCTGGGGCTGCCGGCGCTGACCGTCGGGCTGCTGCTGGCCTGGAACCTGTCCGGCTACCTGATTATCACCGCCTGGGTGGTCTGGGCCATCGGCCGCTGCGGCGTGGGTATACACCGCCTGATGGACAACCGCCCCATCGAGGAACCACGCAGCCTGTGGTTCGGCGGGGCACGGGTCACCCTGAATGATTGA
- a CDS encoding cytochrome c oxidase subunit 3 family protein, which yields MPEPGTPGRHPARQEDGWGPLSALPGNPLMWVLILSEMVVFAAFFGLFAWQRAAERDVFDASQQLLDPVLGGINTMVLLTSGLCAAFAVGAIAEGRVRRCRQWLMAALGLGVVFCVVKVIEYVDKLGAGLMPETNTFFTYYYLLTGFHFAHVLFGLGLIALVAWRISHVNVETATAFWHMVDLIWILLYPLIYLLR from the coding sequence ATGCCAGAGCCGGGCACCCCGGGCCGCCACCCGGCGCGGCAGGAGGACGGCTGGGGTCCACTGTCGGCCCTGCCCGGCAACCCGCTGATGTGGGTGCTGATCCTCAGCGAGATGGTGGTATTCGCCGCGTTCTTCGGGCTGTTCGCCTGGCAGCGGGCCGCCGAGCGCGACGTCTTCGACGCTTCGCAACAGCTGCTAGATCCGGTGCTCGGCGGCATCAACACCATGGTGCTGCTCACCAGCGGACTGTGCGCCGCCTTCGCGGTGGGGGCCATCGCCGAGGGGCGCGTGCGCCGCTGCCGCCAGTGGCTGATGGCGGCGCTGGGGCTCGGGGTGGTGTTCTGCGTGGTCAAGGTGATCGAGTATGTGGACAAGCTCGGCGCCGGTCTGATGCCCGAGACCAATACCTTCTTCACCTACTACTACCTGCTCACCGGGTTCCATTTCGCCCACGTGCTGTTCGGCCTGGGCCTGATCGCACTGGTGGCGTGGCGCATCTCCCACGTCAACGTGGAGACCGCCACGGCGTTCTGGCACATGGTCGACCTGATCTGGATCCTGCTCTACCCGCTGATCTACCTGTTGAGGTGA
- the ffh gene encoding signal recognition particle protein yields MFDNLTERLQGTVKRLRGQARITEDNVQETLREVRMALLEADVALPVVREFIARVKERALGREVLGSLTPGQALVKIVSDELIAVMGQANEALQLNVQPPAVVLLAGLQGSGKTTTTAKLARLLKERHKKNVAVVSCDVYRPAAIRQLETLAGEVGVGFMPSAAGEDPVSIARRALEQARKQFLDVLIVDTAGRLHVDADMMAEIQRLHTAVSPVETLFVVDSMTGQDAANTAKAFNDALPLTGVVLTKADGDARGGAALSVRHITGKPIKFLGMGEKTGALEPFHPERVASRILGMGDVLSLVEETTRQVDQTKAAKLARKLKTGKGFNLEDLREQLSQMQKMGGMASLMDKLPGMGQIPEAAKGQASDREVGRMIAIINSMTPGERRHPDLIKGSRKRRIAAGSGTQVQDVNRLLKQHMQMSKAMKQFSKGGMGKMMRAMKGRLPGGGGLPF; encoded by the coding sequence ATGTTCGACAATCTCACCGAGCGCCTGCAAGGCACCGTCAAGCGTCTGCGTGGCCAGGCGCGCATCACCGAGGACAACGTCCAGGAGACCCTGCGCGAGGTGCGCATGGCTCTGCTGGAGGCCGATGTGGCCCTGCCGGTCGTGCGGGAGTTCATCGCCCGCGTGAAGGAACGGGCCCTGGGCCGGGAGGTGCTGGGCAGCCTTACGCCGGGGCAGGCCCTGGTCAAGATCGTCAGCGACGAGCTGATCGCCGTCATGGGACAGGCCAACGAGGCCCTGCAGCTCAACGTGCAGCCGCCGGCGGTTGTGCTCCTGGCCGGCCTGCAGGGCTCGGGCAAGACCACCACAACCGCCAAGCTGGCGCGCCTGCTCAAGGAGCGCCACAAGAAGAATGTGGCGGTGGTCAGCTGTGACGTCTATCGTCCGGCGGCCATCCGGCAGCTGGAGACCCTGGCCGGCGAGGTGGGCGTGGGGTTCATGCCCAGCGCGGCAGGCGAGGACCCGGTGAGCATAGCCAGGCGTGCCCTGGAACAGGCCCGCAAGCAGTTTCTGGATGTGCTGATCGTCGACACCGCCGGCCGTCTGCACGTGGATGCGGACATGATGGCGGAGATTCAGCGTCTGCACACCGCCGTCTCGCCGGTGGAAACCCTGTTCGTGGTGGACAGCATGACGGGCCAGGATGCGGCCAATACCGCCAAGGCCTTCAACGACGCCCTGCCGCTCACCGGCGTCGTGCTCACCAAGGCCGATGGCGACGCCCGGGGCGGCGCGGCGCTGTCCGTGCGCCATATCACCGGCAAGCCCATCAAGTTTCTGGGCATGGGTGAGAAGACCGGCGCGCTGGAGCCCTTTCACCCGGAACGCGTGGCATCCAGGATCCTGGGCATGGGGGACGTGCTCAGCCTGGTGGAAGAGACCACACGGCAGGTGGACCAGACCAAGGCGGCCAAGCTCGCCCGGAAGCTCAAGACCGGCAAGGGCTTTAATCTGGAGGACCTGCGCGAGCAGCTCTCCCAGATGCAGAAGATGGGCGGCATGGCCTCGCTGATGGACAAGCTGCCGGGCATGGGTCAGATCCCGGAGGCCGCCAAGGGGCAGGCCAGCGACAGGGAGGTGGGCCGCATGATCGCCATCATCAACTCCATGACCCCGGGCGAGCGGCGCCATCCGGACCTGATCAAGGGCTCGCGCAAGCGCCGAATCGCCGCCGGCTCCGGGACCCAGGTCCAGGACGTGAACCGCCTGCTCAAGCAGCACATGCAGATGAGCAAGGCCATGAAGCAGTTCTCCAAGGGGGGCATGGGCAAGATGATGCGCGCCATGAAGGGCCGCTTGCCCGGGGGTGGCGGACTGCCGTTCTAG
- a CDS encoding SRPBCC family protein, whose protein sequence is MTHRYPLLPYLTGLITLLLLLPAGAGQSAGTGGADRAGILDAIAASPFHEPVHLTSAEGEREVRGDIHAILDAPLATLADTLGNVEDWCGILFLHLNVKACVYGDEPDGPGLTLYMGRKSYQDAEVVEQMRLDFYRDQAGEGLVAVRLQADRGPQGIRDVRLDLQAVPLDENRSLLHLHYTVGYGALARMAMGLYFAFGGRDRIGFTIVDRDPEGRPVHVDGIRGMIERNTVRFYFALKAYLREPDHDRLEIRLAHWFDLTERHPEQLREMDRDTYLAQKLREYENQVALQARGEEPAWP, encoded by the coding sequence GTGACACATCGGTATCCGTTGCTCCCGTACCTCACGGGCCTGATCACCCTGTTGCTGCTCCTGCCAGCAGGGGCAGGGCAATCGGCCGGCACCGGGGGGGCCGACCGGGCCGGGATCCTCGATGCCATCGCGGCAAGCCCCTTCCACGAGCCGGTCCATCTGACCTCCGCGGAAGGGGAGCGCGAGGTCCGAGGTGACATCCATGCCATCCTGGATGCCCCGCTGGCGACCCTTGCCGACACTCTGGGAAACGTGGAGGACTGGTGCGGCATCCTGTTTCTGCATCTCAACGTCAAGGCCTGCGTGTACGGGGACGAGCCTGACGGCCCCGGCTTGACCCTCTACATGGGCCGCAAGAGCTATCAGGACGCGGAAGTGGTGGAGCAGATGCGCCTCGACTTTTACCGGGACCAGGCGGGCGAAGGCCTTGTGGCGGTTCGATTACAGGCCGACCGGGGACCCCAGGGCATCCGGGATGTCCGCCTGGACCTGCAGGCGGTCCCACTGGATGAAAACCGGAGTCTTCTGCACTTGCATTACACCGTCGGCTACGGGGCGCTGGCCCGGATGGCCATGGGCCTGTACTTTGCGTTCGGCGGCCGGGACCGCATCGGGTTCACCATAGTGGACCGGGATCCGGAGGGCAGACCGGTCCACGTGGACGGGATACGCGGCATGATCGAACGCAACACCGTGCGCTTCTATTTTGCCCTCAAGGCCTATCTGCGCGAGCCCGACCACGACCGGCTGGAGATACGTCTGGCCCATTGGTTCGACCTCACCGAACGCCATCCGGAGCAGCTCCGGGAAATGGATCGGGACACCTACCTGGCACAAAAACTGCGTGAGTACGAAAACCAGGTGGCCCTGCAGGCGCGTGGCGAGGAACCGGCGTGGCCTTGA
- the radA gene encoding DNA repair protein RadA, which produces MARAKTRFHCTACGAVHPKWGGQCADCGAWNTLEETVASDGQAATSARFAGYAGEAAKIRRLGDVVVEAEPRTATGLSELDRVLGGGLVHGSVVLIGGDPGIGKSTLLLQSLAILTGTKGGHSAALSGLYVTGEESPQQVSLRARRLGLPYEDLRLLTETCAERILQHAQQSRPDVMVVDSIQTLYTEQLQSAPGSVAQVRESAAQLVRFAKQTGTSLFIVGHVTKEGQLAGPRVLEHMVDTVLYFEGDPGGRYRVLRAVKNRFGAVNELGVFAMADTGLKPVSNPSAIFLSRHEDPVPGSVVMVTREGTRPLLVEVQALVSESHASQPRRITVGLEQNRLTMLLAVLHRHGGIALFDQDVFVNVVGGVRVTETAADLPMLAAALSSFRDRPLPRELVIFGEVGLAGEIRPVPNGEERLREAAKHGYTRAIVPAGNAPRKSIKGIEVVAVSRLAQVLDAL; this is translated from the coding sequence ATGGCCCGAGCAAAGACCCGGTTTCACTGCACCGCCTGCGGCGCCGTTCATCCCAAGTGGGGCGGCCAGTGCGCCGACTGCGGCGCCTGGAATACGCTCGAGGAAACCGTCGCGTCGGACGGACAGGCCGCCACGAGCGCACGCTTTGCGGGCTACGCGGGCGAAGCGGCGAAGATCCGCCGCCTGGGCGATGTGGTGGTGGAGGCCGAGCCGCGCACGGCTACCGGGCTTTCGGAACTGGACCGGGTGCTGGGCGGCGGACTGGTGCACGGCTCCGTGGTGCTCATCGGCGGCGACCCGGGCATCGGCAAGTCCACGCTGCTGTTGCAGTCTCTCGCCATCCTGACAGGTACGAAGGGCGGACACAGCGCAGCGCTGTCCGGACTGTACGTCACCGGCGAGGAATCGCCTCAACAGGTGAGCCTGCGCGCCCGGCGTCTGGGCCTGCCCTACGAGGACCTGCGGCTGCTCACCGAAACCTGTGCCGAACGCATCCTCCAGCATGCACAGCAGTCGCGCCCGGACGTCATGGTGGTGGATTCCATCCAGACCCTGTACACGGAGCAACTGCAGTCCGCCCCCGGCTCCGTCGCCCAGGTGCGCGAATCCGCCGCGCAACTGGTGCGCTTTGCCAAGCAGACGGGCACGTCGCTGTTCATCGTCGGCCACGTGACCAAGGAGGGCCAGCTGGCCGGACCCCGGGTGCTGGAACACATGGTGGACACGGTGCTCTATTTCGAGGGCGATCCCGGCGGGCGCTACCGGGTCCTGCGCGCAGTGAAGAACCGCTTCGGCGCGGTGAACGAGCTGGGCGTGTTCGCCATGGCGGACACCGGCCTCAAGCCCGTCAGCAACCCGTCCGCCATTTTCCTCTCCCGCCACGAGGACCCGGTTCCCGGCAGCGTGGTGATGGTCACCCGCGAAGGCACCCGCCCACTGCTGGTGGAGGTACAGGCCCTGGTGTCGGAGAGCCACGCCTCCCAGCCCCGGCGCATCACCGTGGGCCTGGAACAGAACCGGCTCACCATGCTGCTGGCGGTGCTGCACCGCCATGGCGGTATCGCGCTGTTCGACCAGGACGTGTTCGTCAATGTGGTGGGCGGCGTGCGCGTGACCGAGACCGCCGCCGATCTGCCCATGCTGGCCGCCGCCCTTTCGAGCTTCCGGGATCGCCCGCTCCCGCGGGAGCTGGTGATCTTCGGCGAGGTGGGCCTGGCCGGCGAGATCCGGCCGGTGCCCAACGGCGAGGAACGCCTGCGCGAAGCCGCAAAGCACGGCTACACCCGCGCCATCGTCCCCGCCGGCAATGCCCCGCGCAAATCCATCAAGGGTATCGAGGTGGTGGCGGTCTCTCGCCTGGCCCAGGTGCTGGACGCGCTGTAG
- a CDS encoding cytochrome C oxidase subunit IV family protein, producing MRNALPGTRRLLITWAVLMGLTLVSMLSAQLGGEARLQALPLWSALLLLLSTGFKAHQVLMVYLNLRTSTAAWKGTFIGLAVVTLAVIGSGYVMARFAG from the coding sequence ATGCGTAACGCCCTGCCCGGTACACGCCGTCTGCTGATCACCTGGGCCGTCCTCATGGGGCTGACCCTGGTGTCGATGCTGTCCGCGCAGCTCGGCGGCGAGGCCCGACTCCAGGCGCTGCCCCTGTGGTCGGCGCTGCTGCTCCTGCTGAGCACGGGCTTCAAGGCCCATCAGGTGCTGATGGTGTACCTCAACCTGCGTACGTCCACAGCGGCATGGAAGGGGACCTTCATCGGATTGGCCGTGGTGACCCTGGCGGTGATCGGTTCAGGATACGTGATGGCCCGCTTCGCCGGCTGA
- a CDS encoding nitric oxide reductase activation protein NorD — MFQFLEVEEFVGRYWHRWAAGAASYPRHPEAAVSLDDLRHVLSVFFRASGGEKGLEVAAIVARSSAHRLTLRQRLGLDEESVDLARRDEENLLLPPRIDIFSDRILNRDLYFWLTAFLAVAQRPESHDDPLRHDIAQLRQAVRAREAALAQFPGLEARHARLCRALLKARPTRRLPAAEALVEDTIRALLGDARPLSPQARALLEVVTSPEPAALDDYRAPRDYRPPLPVPLWGQVVALGTGKGREADDEAEEGGGAGSPQSASEGKRQAERRHQDQSERDDPLVLNRFEKMLSWTEMVNLNRLVEDEEDEEAKRAAEQIEEITISPHKRRAATRLKVDLDLPPDEVVGGRLRGIHTYPEWNHRKQVYLPDHCVVHTDVQSEEGDDWVPDEETRRRIRRVRREFEALRPRRELLRAQIDGNELDTDALIRSRCDLAATGETRDRFYLSTRQQARDLAVSILVDVSLSTDAWLEDRRVLDVEKEALLVLGHGLAGCGDDYAIHCFTSHRRQRVWVNVLKGFEEPMGDRVGRRIAALKPGHYTRMGPAIRHVTGELAKRPNRYRLLLVLSDGKPNDTDYYEGRYAIEDTRKAVLEARRQEVRVFGVTIDREARQYIPHLFGRGSYAIVNRPEHLAMALPGIYRQIIGV, encoded by the coding sequence ATGTTCCAGTTCCTGGAGGTCGAGGAGTTCGTCGGGCGCTATTGGCACCGGTGGGCCGCCGGTGCGGCCAGTTACCCGCGCCACCCCGAGGCCGCTGTCTCTCTGGATGACCTTCGCCATGTGCTCAGCGTGTTCTTTCGTGCCAGTGGCGGCGAGAAGGGGTTGGAGGTGGCCGCCATCGTGGCGCGCAGCTCGGCCCATCGCCTGACCCTGCGCCAGCGGCTGGGCCTGGACGAGGAGTCGGTGGACCTGGCGCGCCGTGACGAGGAGAACCTGCTCCTACCGCCGCGTATCGACATCTTTTCCGACCGGATCCTCAACCGGGATCTCTACTTCTGGCTGACCGCCTTTCTGGCGGTGGCGCAGCGTCCCGAATCTCATGACGATCCACTGCGACACGATATTGCCCAGTTGCGCCAGGCGGTGCGGGCCCGTGAGGCGGCGCTGGCGCAGTTCCCCGGGCTGGAGGCGCGCCATGCGCGGCTTTGCCGTGCACTGCTCAAGGCGCGGCCGACCCGCCGTCTGCCCGCCGCGGAGGCGCTGGTGGAAGACACCATCCGTGCGCTGCTGGGCGATGCCCGGCCGCTGTCCCCGCAGGCCCGGGCCCTGCTGGAGGTGGTGACCTCGCCGGAACCCGCGGCGCTGGACGACTACCGTGCCCCCCGCGATTATAGGCCGCCCCTGCCGGTGCCCCTGTGGGGCCAGGTGGTGGCACTGGGCACGGGCAAGGGACGCGAAGCGGATGACGAGGCGGAGGAAGGCGGCGGGGCCGGGAGTCCCCAGTCCGCCAGCGAAGGTAAGCGCCAGGCCGAACGGCGCCACCAGGATCAGAGCGAGCGCGATGACCCGCTGGTGCTCAACCGTTTCGAGAAGATGCTGTCCTGGACCGAGATGGTCAATCTCAACCGGCTGGTGGAGGATGAGGAGGACGAAGAGGCCAAGCGCGCCGCCGAGCAGATCGAGGAGATCACCATCAGCCCTCACAAACGGCGCGCCGCCACCCGCCTCAAGGTGGACCTGGACCTGCCGCCCGACGAGGTGGTGGGCGGCCGCCTGCGGGGGATTCACACCTACCCGGAGTGGAACCACCGCAAGCAGGTCTATCTGCCGGACCACTGCGTGGTGCATACGGATGTACAAAGCGAGGAAGGGGACGACTGGGTGCCGGACGAGGAGACCCGCCGGCGCATCCGCAGGGTGAGGCGCGAGTTCGAGGCTCTGCGGCCGCGGCGCGAGTTGCTGCGTGCCCAGATCGACGGCAACGAGCTCGATACCGACGCCCTGATCCGATCCCGTTGCGACCTGGCCGCCACCGGCGAAACCCGCGATCGCTTCTACCTGTCCACCCGGCAACAGGCCCGGGATCTGGCCGTGTCCATCCTGGTGGATGTCTCCCTGTCCACCGATGCCTGGCTGGAGGATCGCCGCGTGCTGGATGTGGAAAAGGAAGCGCTGCTGGTGCTGGGTCACGGTCTGGCCGGTTGCGGCGACGACTATGCCATCCACTGCTTCACCTCGCACCGTCGCCAGCGTGTGTGGGTGAATGTCCTCAAGGGGTTCGAGGAACCGATGGGCGACCGGGTGGGGCGCCGCATCGCGGCGCTCAAGCCCGGTCATTACACCCGCATGGGGCCCGCCATCCGTCATGTGACCGGTGAACTGGCCAAGCGTCCGAACCGGTATCGCCTGCTGCTGGTGCTCTCCGATGGCAAGCCCAATGACACGGACTACTACGAGGGACGCTACGCTATCGAGGACACCCGCAAGGCCGTGCTTGAGGCCCGCCGGCAGGAGGTGCGGGTGTTCGGGGTGACCATCGACCGGGAGGCCCGGCAGTATATCCCTCACCTGTTCGGCCGCGGCAGCTATGCCATCGTCAACCGCCCCGAACATCTGGCCATGGCGCTCCCGGGCATTTATCGTCAGATCATCGGCGTCTGA